A DNA window from Mycobacterium sp. IDR2000157661 contains the following coding sequences:
- the nirB gene encoding nitrite reductase large subunit NirB, producing MRSTKNVVVVGHGMVGHRFVEALRSRDVNGVWKVTVLAEESDAAYDRVGLTGYTDHWDRSLLALTGNDYAGDDLVDLRLGSKVTGVDRDAKSVHTADGNSLEYDALVFATGSYAFVPPVPGHDLPGCHVYRTLDDLDAIRADAMRAREAGDAPVGVVIGGGLLGLEAANALRAFGLTAHVVEMAPRLMAQQLDEAGGALLGRMIGDLGIAVHTGVGTQRIAPAQRNRPVRRSADNDLLRVTLSDGSFIDAGLVIFAAGVRPRDELARGADLGIAERGGVLTDRSCVTTDPAIYAVGEVAAIEGRCYGLVGPGYTSAEVVADRLLGGAAEFGEADMSTKLKLLGVDVASFGDAMGSTPDCLSVVVNDPVKQTYAKLVLSDDAKTLLGGILVGDASAYGILRPMVGEALPGDPLGLIAPAGSDGGPSGLGVGALPAAAQICSCNNVAKGDLTEAIAGGCADVPSLKKCTLAGTSCGSCVPLLKQLLEAEGVEQSKALCEHFSQSRAELFSIVSAGPSDSTRTFSALIERFGTGKGCDICKPVVASILASTSSEHILDGEQASLQDSNDHFLANIQKNGSYSVVPRSPGGEITPEQLILIGEIARDFDLYTKITGGQRIDMFGARVDQLPEIWRRLVDGGMESGHAYGKALRTVKSCVGSTWCRYGQQDSVDMAVTIEKRYRGLRAPHKIKMAVSGCARECAEAQSKDVGVIATEQGWNLYVCGNGGMSPRHAHLLAGDLDDATLIRYIDRFLMFYIRTADRLQRTAPWLEAMDFPDKTGLDYLREVVCDDSLGLASEFEAAIERHVAGYACEWKGVLEDPEKLSRFVSFVNAPDVVDPTVEFTESSGRKVPLAVDMGMPKVPQR from the coding sequence ATGCGGTCAACGAAGAACGTCGTGGTCGTCGGCCACGGCATGGTCGGTCACCGGTTCGTCGAGGCGCTGCGCTCGCGCGACGTCAACGGTGTCTGGAAGGTCACCGTGCTCGCCGAGGAGTCCGACGCCGCCTACGACCGGGTCGGGCTCACGGGCTACACCGACCATTGGGACCGCAGCCTGCTCGCGCTGACCGGCAACGACTACGCCGGCGACGACCTCGTCGACCTGCGTCTCGGCAGTAAGGTCACCGGCGTCGATCGGGACGCCAAGTCGGTGCACACCGCCGACGGGAACTCTCTTGAGTACGACGCCCTGGTGTTCGCCACCGGCTCGTACGCGTTCGTCCCGCCCGTGCCGGGCCACGACCTGCCGGGTTGCCACGTCTATCGCACGCTCGACGACCTCGACGCGATCCGCGCCGACGCGATGCGGGCGCGCGAGGCAGGCGACGCCCCGGTCGGGGTGGTCATCGGCGGCGGCCTGCTCGGGCTGGAGGCGGCCAACGCGCTGCGCGCGTTCGGATTGACCGCTCACGTCGTCGAGATGGCGCCGCGGCTGATGGCCCAGCAGCTCGACGAGGCCGGCGGTGCGCTGCTCGGCCGGATGATCGGCGACCTCGGCATCGCCGTGCACACCGGAGTCGGCACCCAGCGCATCGCGCCCGCACAACGCAACCGCCCGGTGCGGCGCTCCGCCGACAACGACCTTCTGCGGGTGACCCTGAGCGACGGTAGTTTCATCGACGCCGGGCTGGTGATCTTCGCCGCGGGCGTGCGTCCGCGCGACGAACTGGCTCGCGGGGCCGACCTCGGTATCGCCGAGCGCGGCGGCGTGCTCACCGACCGGTCCTGTGTGACAACCGATCCCGCCATCTACGCAGTCGGCGAGGTGGCCGCCATCGAAGGTCGCTGCTACGGCCTGGTCGGCCCGGGCTACACCAGCGCCGAGGTGGTGGCCGACCGGCTGCTGGGCGGCGCAGCCGAGTTCGGCGAAGCCGACATGTCGACCAAGCTCAAACTGCTCGGGGTGGACGTCGCCAGCTTCGGCGACGCCATGGGCAGCACGCCGGATTGCCTGTCGGTTGTCGTCAACGATCCGGTCAAGCAGACCTACGCCAAGCTGGTGCTCTCCGACGACGCGAAGACGCTGCTGGGCGGCATCCTGGTCGGCGACGCGTCCGCCTACGGCATCCTGCGGCCAATGGTCGGCGAGGCGTTGCCCGGCGACCCGCTCGGGCTGATCGCACCGGCCGGATCAGACGGTGGGCCATCGGGTCTCGGGGTCGGGGCACTGCCCGCCGCGGCGCAGATCTGCTCGTGCAACAACGTGGCCAAGGGCGACCTCACCGAGGCCATCGCGGGCGGGTGCGCCGACGTGCCGAGCCTGAAGAAGTGCACGCTGGCGGGCACCTCGTGCGGTTCCTGCGTGCCGCTGCTCAAGCAACTGCTCGAGGCCGAAGGCGTCGAACAGTCCAAGGCGCTGTGCGAGCATTTCAGCCAGTCGCGCGCCGAACTGTTCTCGATCGTCTCGGCTGGGCCTTCTGACTCGACCAGGACCTTCTCCGCCTTGATCGAGCGCTTCGGCACCGGAAAGGGTTGCGACATCTGCAAACCCGTGGTCGCGTCGATCCTCGCGTCCACCAGTTCGGAGCACATCCTCGACGGCGAGCAGGCCTCGCTGCAGGATTCCAACGATCACTTCCTGGCCAACATCCAGAAGAACGGCAGCTACTCGGTGGTGCCGCGGTCACCCGGTGGGGAGATCACTCCTGAGCAGCTCATACTGATCGGCGAGATCGCCAGGGACTTCGACCTCTACACCAAGATCACCGGCGGCCAGCGCATCGACATGTTCGGCGCGCGGGTCGACCAGCTGCCGGAGATCTGGCGCCGGCTGGTCGACGGTGGGATGGAGTCCGGCCACGCCTACGGCAAGGCGCTGCGCACCGTTAAGAGTTGCGTCGGCAGCACCTGGTGCCGCTACGGCCAACAGGACTCCGTCGACATGGCCGTCACCATCGAAAAGCGCTACCGGGGCCTGCGCGCGCCGCACAAGATCAAGATGGCGGTCTCCGGGTGCGCGCGCGAATGCGCCGAGGCGCAGAGCAAGGACGTCGGCGTCATCGCCACCGAGCAGGGCTGGAACCTGTACGTGTGCGGCAACGGCGGGATGTCGCCGCGGCACGCTCATCTGCTGGCGGGCGACCTCGACGACGCGACCCTGATCCGCTACATCGACCGGTTCCTGATGTTCTATATCCGCACCGCCGACCGGCTGCAGCGCACGGCGCCGTGGCTGGAGGCGATGGACTTCCCGGACAAGACCGGCCTGGATTATCTGCGCGAGGTGGTGTGCGACGACTCCCTGGGTCTGGCGTCGGAATTCGAGGCGGCCATCGAGCGTCACGTCGCGGGCTACGCGTGCGAGTGGAAGGGTGTGCTCGAGGATCCCGAGAAGCTTTCCCGATTCGTGTCGTTCGTCAACGCGCCCGACGTCGTCGATCCGACGGTCGAGTTCACCGAGAGCTCGGGACGCAAGGTCCCGCTCGCAGTAGATATGGGAATGCCGAAGGTGCCGCAACGATGA
- a CDS encoding SDR family oxidoreductase, with protein MPIKAVFITGAAAGIGRATALTFARNGFVVGCYDIDEVGLKTLADDIQGLGGTVHTGHLDVTDPDEMSQRVGEFAAAVGGRLDVMINNAGILRAGRFQELDLAGHFKEIDINAKGVVNGMYAAFPYLCKRRRSVVVNLASASAIYGQAELANYSATKFFVRGITEALDIEWNRYGIRVIAMWPLYVQTAMTDNVKTGTTDSLGIRLTAQDIADAILEAVEPPFLRRAIHQVHFPVGSQTKVMATGSRFSPSWLTRLVNKKLSHS; from the coding sequence ATGCCAATCAAAGCCGTCTTCATCACCGGAGCCGCCGCCGGAATCGGGCGAGCGACTGCGCTCACGTTCGCACGCAATGGGTTCGTCGTGGGCTGCTACGACATCGACGAGGTTGGTCTCAAGACGCTCGCCGACGACATACAGGGGCTGGGCGGGACCGTACACACCGGCCATCTCGATGTGACGGATCCGGACGAGATGAGTCAGCGTGTCGGCGAATTCGCCGCAGCAGTCGGTGGCCGACTCGACGTGATGATCAACAATGCCGGAATTCTGCGGGCAGGACGCTTCCAAGAATTGGACCTCGCCGGTCACTTCAAAGAGATCGACATAAACGCAAAAGGGGTTGTGAACGGCATGTACGCGGCATTCCCCTATCTGTGTAAGAGGCGGAGGTCCGTCGTCGTCAACCTGGCATCGGCTTCGGCGATCTACGGTCAGGCCGAGCTGGCGAACTACAGCGCTACCAAATTCTTCGTCCGCGGCATCACGGAGGCGCTCGACATCGAGTGGAACCGCTACGGGATCCGCGTCATCGCGATGTGGCCGCTGTACGTCCAGACCGCGATGACCGACAACGTCAAGACCGGCACCACCGATTCGCTCGGCATCCGGTTGACCGCTCAGGACATCGCCGATGCGATCCTCGAGGCCGTCGAGCCGCCGTTCCTTCGCCGCGCGATCCACCAGGTGCACTTCCCCGTCGGGTCGCAGACCAAGGTTATGGCCACGGGTTCGCGGTTCTCCCCCAGCTGGCTGACCCGGCTGGTCAACAAGAAGCTCTCGCACAGCTAG
- a CDS encoding 5-oxoprolinase/urea amidolyase family protein, whose translation MTTLEILQSGPLALIEDLGRPGLAHMGVGRSGAADRRSHTLANRLVANPGDRATVEVTFGGLTARVRGAGKEGVAIAVTGADTDPAVNGIPFGTNSIHHAHDGEVITLGAPHAGLRTYLAVRGGIAVEPVLGSRSYDVMSAIGPEPLRPGDVLPIGEHTADFPELDQAPVAAISDEVVELMVVPGPRDDWFADPDILVRTNWQATNRSDRVGMRLVGMPLEYRRPDRQLPSEGATRGAIQVPPNGFPVILGPDHPLTGGYPVIGVITDDDIDKIAQVRPGQTVRMHWSHPRRPVGHA comes from the coding sequence GTGACGACACTGGAGATCCTGCAGTCCGGACCGCTGGCATTGATCGAGGACCTCGGTCGGCCGGGACTGGCACACATGGGCGTCGGACGCTCCGGTGCCGCCGACCGCCGGTCGCACACGCTGGCCAACCGGCTGGTCGCCAACCCGGGTGATCGCGCCACCGTCGAGGTGACGTTCGGCGGACTGACGGCAAGGGTTCGCGGAGCAGGCAAAGAAGGGGTCGCGATCGCCGTCACGGGCGCGGACACCGACCCAGCGGTGAATGGAATCCCGTTCGGCACCAACAGCATTCACCACGCCCACGACGGCGAGGTGATCACGCTCGGCGCACCGCACGCCGGGCTGCGGACCTACCTGGCGGTGCGCGGCGGCATCGCCGTGGAGCCGGTGCTGGGCTCGCGCTCCTACGACGTGATGTCGGCGATCGGGCCGGAGCCGCTGCGGCCCGGCGACGTGCTGCCGATCGGCGAGCACACCGCCGACTTCCCCGAACTGGACCAGGCGCCGGTGGCCGCCATCTCCGACGAGGTGGTCGAGCTGATGGTGGTGCCCGGCCCGCGCGACGACTGGTTCGCCGACCCCGACATCCTGGTCCGCACCAACTGGCAGGCCACCAACAGGAGCGACCGCGTCGGCATGCGCCTGGTCGGCATGCCGCTGGAGTACCGCAGGCCGGATCGTCAACTGCCGAGTGAGGGCGCCACCCGGGGAGCGATCCAGGTGCCGCCGAACGGTTTTCCGGTCATCCTCGGCCCCGACCACCCGCTGACCGGCGGCTACCCGGTGATCGGCGTCATCACCGACGACGACATCGACAAGATCGCCCAGGTCCGGCCGGGGCAGACGGTGCGGATGCACTGGTCGCACCCGCGACGGCCGGTCGGCCACGCCTGA
- the nirD gene encoding nitrite reductase small subunit NirD, with the protein MTVLDETAVWTTACRYDFLLPNRGVGVLLADGAQAALFRLDDGSLHAVGNIDPFSGAAVMSRGIVGDRGGRPTVQSPIKKQAFALDDGRCLDDPDVSLPVFATRITAAGRVEIGA; encoded by the coding sequence ATGACCGTGCTCGACGAGACCGCGGTGTGGACCACCGCCTGCCGCTACGACTTCCTGCTGCCCAACCGGGGCGTGGGGGTGCTGCTCGCCGACGGTGCCCAGGCGGCGTTGTTCCGACTCGATGACGGGTCGCTGCACGCGGTCGGCAACATCGACCCCTTCTCGGGGGCTGCGGTCATGTCGCGCGGCATCGTCGGTGACCGCGGAGGACGCCCGACAGTGCAGTCACCGATCAAGAAGCAGGCCTTCGCCCTCGACGACGGTCGCTGCCTGGACGACCCCGACGTCTCGCTGCCGGTGTTCGCGACCCGGATCACCGCCGCTGGCCGCGTCGAGATCGGCGCCTGA
- a CDS encoding TetR family transcriptional regulator, whose translation MGVTHESLGLRDRKKLRTRDTIRREAIRLIEANGYAATTIEQIAEAADISPSTFFRYFPTKEAVLMADDLQRLFLAVLARQPATLSSLAAFRSALEIAVATLSESDWAFERARQRVVFSVPELKAAQFDAYLQSSKQLVATESRRLRRDLDELEARAFYAALTGALIAAIDRAQGSAEGDMYRVLDFVEAGMPVSSGGEVKN comes from the coding sequence ATGGGGGTCACACACGAAAGCCTCGGTCTGCGCGACCGCAAGAAGCTGCGCACCCGCGACACGATCCGCCGGGAGGCGATCCGGCTCATCGAGGCCAACGGCTACGCCGCCACCACGATCGAGCAGATCGCCGAAGCGGCCGATATCTCACCGAGCACCTTCTTCCGCTACTTCCCGACCAAGGAAGCCGTGCTGATGGCCGACGACCTGCAGCGGCTGTTCCTCGCCGTCCTCGCCCGGCAACCGGCGACCCTGTCATCGCTCGCCGCATTCCGCAGCGCCCTGGAGATCGCCGTCGCCACGCTCTCCGAAAGCGACTGGGCGTTCGAGCGAGCCAGACAGCGAGTGGTGTTCTCGGTGCCCGAGCTGAAAGCGGCCCAATTCGACGCCTACCTCCAATCCTCCAAGCAACTCGTCGCGACCGAGAGCCGCCGGTTGCGCCGCGACCTCGACGAGCTCGAGGCACGAGCGTTCTACGCCGCGCTGACCGGCGCTCTGATAGCGGCGATCGACCGCGCCCAGGGATCAGCCGAGGGCGACATGTACCGAGTGCTCGACTTCGTCGAGGCCGGTATGCCGGTCTCATCCGGTGGTGAAGTGAAGAACTGA
- a CDS encoding ABC transporter substrate-binding protein yields MSTRLTRRAFLTTTAGVALVVAGCSSTKPGAVADDGSVTVAHVFGETRIPAPPKRVVSAGLTGQDDLLALGVIPVAVTVWFGGEPFGVWPWAQPILGDAEPTVLSLADGVAVDQIGALRPDLIVATNAGLDQETYARLSAIAPTVAQSGRHAFFEPWQDQAATIGQAVFKHDDMQALIASVESKFTAVAEANPQFAGTRVLLLAGALRDGEPQPLTPRWRNDFLSQMGFGVADGVDDADLLIWATESDEEQAALLADPWVAQSGKRNLFTGKQLAGAIAFASPLSYPVVADQLPARIAAALA; encoded by the coding sequence GTGTCCACGCGGCTGACCCGGCGAGCCTTCCTGACGACCACCGCCGGCGTGGCGCTGGTCGTCGCAGGCTGCAGTTCGACCAAGCCGGGGGCGGTCGCCGACGACGGGTCGGTCACCGTCGCGCACGTGTTCGGCGAGACCCGGATTCCGGCGCCGCCGAAGCGTGTGGTCAGCGCCGGCCTGACGGGACAGGACGACCTGCTGGCCCTGGGCGTCATCCCGGTCGCCGTCACGGTCTGGTTCGGCGGCGAACCGTTCGGCGTATGGCCCTGGGCCCAACCGATCCTCGGTGATGCCGAGCCCACCGTGCTCAGCCTCGCCGACGGTGTCGCGGTGGATCAGATCGGTGCGCTGCGGCCCGATCTGATCGTCGCCACCAATGCCGGACTCGACCAGGAAACCTACGCAAGGCTGTCAGCCATCGCGCCGACCGTCGCACAGTCCGGCCGCCATGCCTTCTTCGAGCCGTGGCAGGACCAGGCCGCCACGATCGGGCAGGCGGTGTTCAAGCACGACGACATGCAGGCGCTGATCGCTTCGGTGGAGTCGAAGTTCACGGCGGTCGCCGAGGCGAACCCCCAGTTCGCCGGTACGCGGGTGCTGCTGCTGGCAGGCGCGCTGCGAGACGGCGAACCGCAACCGCTGACGCCGCGGTGGCGCAACGATTTCCTGTCTCAGATGGGGTTCGGCGTCGCCGACGGTGTGGACGACGCCGACCTGCTGATCTGGGCGACGGAGAGCGACGAGGAGCAGGCCGCGCTGTTGGCCGATCCGTGGGTCGCCCAGTCGGGGAAGCGCAACCTGTTCACCGGCAAGCAACTCGCGGGCGCCATCGCGTTCGCCTCGCCGCTGTCCTATCCGGTGGTGGCCGACCAGTTGCCGGCGCGCATCGCGGCAGCGCTCGCCTGA
- a CDS encoding 5-oxoprolinase subunit B family protein has product MSVTADRMDAEAGNAGPVAVLDYGDAALLLEFDGTAAVLTFAEAICQADLPGVLDIVPAARTVLLKLAGPRYQAPTRQRLAALRIGTDADAVLTPDGTPDVTIDVVYDGPDLDDVAQLTGLTADEVVAAHTGRPWRVGFGGFAPGFAYLVGGDPRLEVPRRAEPRTAVPAGSVGLAGEFSGVYPRRSPGGWQLIGHTDAVLWDIERANPALLTSGMWVQFREAGS; this is encoded by the coding sequence ATGAGCGTGACAGCGGACAGGATGGACGCGGAGGCCGGCAACGCCGGACCCGTCGCCGTCCTCGACTACGGTGACGCGGCGCTGCTGCTCGAGTTCGACGGCACCGCCGCAGTGTTGACGTTCGCCGAGGCGATTTGCCAGGCGGACCTGCCCGGCGTCCTTGACATTGTGCCTGCCGCGCGCACGGTGCTGCTCAAGCTGGCCGGACCGCGCTATCAGGCACCGACCCGTCAGCGGTTGGCCGCCCTGCGGATCGGAACGGACGCCGATGCGGTGCTGACTCCCGACGGCACCCCCGACGTGACGATCGATGTGGTCTACGACGGTCCGGACCTCGACGACGTCGCGCAACTGACGGGACTGACGGCAGACGAAGTGGTCGCCGCGCACACCGGGCGGCCATGGCGGGTCGGCTTCGGCGGGTTCGCCCCGGGTTTCGCCTACCTCGTCGGCGGCGACCCTCGCCTCGAGGTGCCCCGCCGGGCCGAACCCAGAACCGCCGTGCCCGCAGGCAGCGTCGGCCTCGCGGGTGAGTTCAGCGGCGTCTACCCCCGCCGATCGCCGGGCGGATGGCAGCTCATCGGACACACGGACGCGGTGCTGTGGGACATCGAGCGGGCGAATCCGGCGCTGCTGACGTCGGGCATGTGGGTGCAGTTCCGGGAGGCCGGATCGTGA
- a CDS encoding GNAT family N-acetyltransferase, which translates to MYVQDSLAPVVRIHTARLIHTSDLDPETREEARRMVMEAFGGDFTDADWEHSLGGMHAMIFDHGALIAHAAVVQRRLLFSDTALRCGYVEGVAVREDWRGQGLARAVMDGVEQVLRGAYQLGALSASEAARHIYMARGWLPWRGPTSVLAPAGLTRTPDDDNALFVLPVALPDGLELDTAAEITCDWRDGDVW; encoded by the coding sequence GTGTATGTTCAGGACTCGCTTGCTCCGGTCGTGCGCATCCACACGGCGCGTCTGATCCACACCAGCGACCTCGATCCCGAGACCCGCGAGGAAGCGCGGCGGATGGTCATGGAGGCCTTCGGCGGCGACTTCACCGACGCGGACTGGGAACACTCACTGGGCGGCATGCACGCGATGATCTTCGACCACGGCGCGCTGATCGCCCATGCGGCCGTGGTCCAGCGTCGGCTGCTCTTCAGCGACACCGCGCTGCGGTGCGGTTACGTCGAAGGCGTCGCCGTGCGCGAGGACTGGCGCGGCCAGGGACTGGCGCGGGCGGTGATGGACGGTGTCGAGCAGGTGCTGCGCGGCGCGTACCAACTCGGGGCGCTCAGCGCATCCGAGGCCGCCCGGCACATCTACATGGCCAGGGGTTGGTTGCCCTGGCGGGGCCCCACGTCGGTGCTGGCGCCGGCCGGGTTGACCCGGACACCGGACGACGACAACGCATTGTTCGTGCTGCCCGTCGCCCTTCCCGACGGCCTCGAACTGGACACCGCCGCCGAGATCACCTGCGACTGGCGCGACGGCGACGTCTGGTAG
- a CDS encoding sirohydrochlorin chelatase, with translation MNRLLVAHGTRKPSGITLIGDLAERVSRFLNSQIHVAFVDVVGPTPSEVLNTLSGPAVVVPAFLSRGYHVNTDIGEYVAVSGHPKVTITDALGPGTQMTRVLLDRLAECGWRPGDSVVLCAAGTSDRQGQSDLRRACALLSAVIGDRVELAFAATGEPSVADAVDRLRRNGVGRVVVASYLLADGLFQDRLRNSGADAVADPLGTHPAMVRLIANRFRRAQMPLAA, from the coding sequence GTGAACCGACTGCTGGTGGCGCACGGTACGCGCAAGCCGAGCGGCATCACACTGATCGGTGATCTCGCCGAACGGGTTTCGCGCTTCCTGAACTCACAGATCCACGTGGCGTTCGTCGACGTGGTGGGCCCGACCCCCAGCGAGGTGCTCAACACCCTGTCCGGACCCGCCGTCGTGGTGCCGGCCTTCCTGTCTCGCGGTTATCACGTCAACACCGACATCGGCGAATACGTCGCGGTGAGCGGACATCCGAAGGTGACGATCACCGATGCGCTGGGACCCGGCACGCAGATGACGCGGGTGCTGCTGGACCGGCTGGCCGAATGCGGATGGCGACCGGGGGACTCGGTGGTGCTCTGCGCCGCTGGCACCTCGGATCGACAAGGGCAGTCCGATCTGCGCCGAGCCTGTGCACTGCTGTCGGCGGTGATCGGTGACCGGGTGGAGCTGGCGTTCGCCGCGACCGGCGAACCGTCGGTGGCCGATGCGGTGGACCGGCTCAGGCGCAACGGCGTGGGGCGTGTCGTGGTGGCGTCATACCTGTTGGCTGACGGGCTTTTTCAGGACCGGTTACGCAACAGCGGGGCCGACGCGGTGGCCGATCCGCTGGGCACGCACCCGGCGATGGTCCGGTTGATCGCCAACCGGTTCCGCCGCGCGCAAATGCCGCTGGCCGCGTGA
- a CDS encoding queuosine precursor transporter translates to MSATLEKQHRGFATTGSAYYPTLVAVFTGLVLISNVAATKGIAFGPIVGDWSLITDGGFLVFPLTYVIGDVLSEVYGFRATRRAIFIAFAMEALAASTFWLTAVLPPADFYTNQAAFEAVVKPFTQLVIAGLAGFIVGQTLNAYVLVRIKARVGEKQLWARLIGSTVVGEFADTLVFCSIAATAIGISTWRDFGVYVALGWMYKTGVEVVVLPVTYRVIAFIKQREPTYEPAV, encoded by the coding sequence GTGAGCGCCACCCTGGAAAAGCAGCACCGCGGGTTCGCCACGACCGGATCGGCCTACTATCCGACCCTCGTCGCGGTGTTCACCGGCCTGGTGCTCATCTCCAACGTGGCTGCCACCAAGGGCATCGCGTTCGGGCCGATCGTCGGCGACTGGTCGCTGATCACCGACGGCGGCTTCTTGGTCTTCCCGCTGACCTACGTGATCGGCGACGTCCTGTCGGAGGTGTACGGGTTCCGGGCTACCAGGCGGGCCATCTTCATCGCCTTCGCGATGGAGGCGCTGGCTGCGTCCACGTTCTGGCTGACCGCCGTGCTGCCACCCGCCGACTTCTACACCAACCAGGCGGCATTCGAAGCGGTGGTCAAGCCGTTCACGCAGTTGGTCATCGCTGGCCTGGCCGGCTTCATCGTCGGCCAGACGCTCAACGCCTACGTGCTGGTGCGCATCAAGGCCCGCGTCGGGGAGAAGCAACTGTGGGCCCGGCTGATCGGCTCGACGGTGGTCGGCGAGTTCGCTGACACCCTCGTGTTCTGCAGCATCGCCGCCACTGCGATCGGCATCAGCACGTGGCGCGACTTCGGTGTCTACGTGGCGTTGGGCTGGATGTACAAGACCGGCGTGGAGGTGGTCGTACTACCCGTGACGTACCGCGTGATCGCCTTCATCAAACAGCGCGAGCCGACGTACGAGCCCGCCGTTTGA
- a CDS encoding uroporphyrinogen-III synthase, whose protein sequence is MSEPDWAPLTGFRVAVTSARRADELSALLQRRGATVTSAAAIAMVPLPDDESLRANTEALIEAPPDIVIATTGIGLRGWIAAADGWGLAAELITALGKARVVSRGPKATGALRAAGLPEEWSPESESSREVLHYLVEGGIAGRRIAVQLHGATEDWDPFPEFLDELRAAGAEVVPIRVYRWHPAPRNGEFDQLVAGIADEKFDAVSFTSAPAVASVLLRADEMGLQSRVLAALRGDVHAMCVGPVTARPLARLGVPTSAPERMRLGALARHITDELPMLCSRTVQVAGHLLEIRGTCVLVDGVVKAVSPAGMATIRALAHRPGAVVSRADLLRALPGSSTDTHAVETAVLRLRTALGDKNIVSTVVKRGYRLAIDDDKAFAQ, encoded by the coding sequence ATGAGTGAGCCCGACTGGGCACCGCTCACCGGGTTCCGGGTGGCGGTGACCTCCGCCCGCCGAGCGGACGAACTGAGTGCGCTGCTGCAGCGCCGGGGCGCTACGGTGACGAGCGCGGCCGCGATCGCGATGGTGCCGTTGCCCGACGACGAGTCGTTGCGGGCGAACACCGAGGCGCTGATCGAGGCGCCTCCCGACATCGTGATCGCCACCACCGGCATCGGATTGCGCGGATGGATCGCCGCCGCCGACGGCTGGGGACTGGCCGCGGAGCTGATCACCGCGCTGGGCAAGGCGCGCGTCGTCTCGCGCGGCCCCAAGGCCACCGGCGCGCTGCGGGCGGCGGGTCTGCCCGAGGAGTGGTCACCGGAGTCGGAGTCGTCGCGCGAAGTGCTGCACTACCTCGTCGAAGGCGGTATCGCCGGCCGGCGCATCGCCGTCCAGTTGCACGGTGCAACCGAGGACTGGGACCCGTTCCCGGAGTTCCTCGACGAGCTGCGCGCCGCAGGGGCCGAGGTCGTGCCGATCCGGGTGTACCGGTGGCATCCCGCGCCGCGCAACGGCGAGTTCGACCAGTTGGTGGCTGGCATCGCCGACGAGAAGTTCGACGCCGTCAGCTTCACCTCGGCACCCGCCGTCGCCTCGGTGTTGTTGCGCGCCGACGAGATGGGCCTGCAGTCCCGGGTGCTGGCTGCACTGCGCGGCGACGTGCACGCTATGTGCGTCGGCCCGGTGACGGCCCGGCCGCTCGCGCGCCTCGGTGTTCCGACATCGGCGCCTGAGCGAATGAGGTTGGGCGCGTTGGCCCGTCATATCACCGACGAGCTACCGATGTTGTGCTCACGCACGGTGCAGGTGGCCGGGCATCTGCTGGAGATCCGGGGCACCTGCGTGCTGGTCGATGGCGTGGTCAAGGCGGTCTCCCCGGCAGGGATGGCCACGATCCGGGCCCTGGCCCACCGCCCGGGCGCGGTGGTGTCGCGCGCCGACCTGCTCCGTGCGCTGCCGGGTAGCAGCACCGACACCCATGCCGTGGAGACCGCGGTGCTGCGGCTGCGGACGGCGCTGGGCGACAAGAACATCGTGTCCACCGTCGTCAAACGCGGCTACCGCCTGGCCATCGATGACGATAAGGCGTTCGCGCAGTGA
- the lysE gene encoding L-lysine exporter: MASPLVVGFLASLTLIAAIGAQNAFVLRQGVRGEHVLAVAAVCTVSDVVLIAAGIAGFGALIGAHPSALTAVKLGGAAFLVGYGALAARRAWQPTALVPARHGSARLLEVLLTCLALTWLNPHVYLDTVVLLGALANEHRDGRWLFGVGAIIASAVWFFSLGLGARRLARVLATPTTWRVLDGLIAVTMVVLAVSLLLT; encoded by the coding sequence ATGGCTTCACCCCTGGTCGTCGGCTTCCTGGCTTCGCTGACGTTGATCGCTGCGATCGGCGCCCAGAACGCGTTCGTGCTGCGCCAGGGTGTCCGCGGTGAGCATGTGCTCGCGGTGGCCGCGGTGTGCACGGTTTCGGACGTGGTGCTGATCGCGGCGGGCATCGCAGGATTCGGCGCCCTCATCGGCGCGCACCCGAGCGCGTTGACCGCGGTGAAACTGGGCGGCGCCGCCTTCCTCGTCGGTTACGGAGCGCTGGCCGCACGACGTGCGTGGCAACCGACGGCGCTCGTCCCGGCACGGCACGGATCGGCACGCCTTCTCGAGGTGTTGCTCACCTGCCTAGCGCTGACATGGCTCAATCCGCACGTCTATCTCGACACCGTCGTCTTGCTCGGCGCGCTGGCCAACGAGCACCGCGACGGGCGCTGGCTGTTCGGCGTCGGTGCGATCATCGCGAGCGCGGTCTGGTTCTTCAGCCTCGGCCTCGGCGCGCGCCGGCTCGCGCGGGTGTTGGCCACGCCGACGACGTGGCGGGTACTCGACGGGCTGATCGCCGTGACGATGGTCGTACTGGCTGTGTCCCTGCTACTGACCTGA